Below is a window of Chloroflexia bacterium SDU3-3 DNA.
TGGCGGCGGTCGCGCCAGCGCCGATCACGCCTAGCAGGATGTAGCCAGCATGGCCCACGCTGGAGTAGGCCAGCATGCGCTTGACGTTGGTCTGCACCACCGCGCCGATGTTGCCCGCCAGCATGGTGAGCGCGGCGGTGATGGCCAGGATGGGCAGCCACACGGCGGCCTGCGCCCCGAAGGCGAAGACCAGCAGCCGGGCCAGCGCCGCAAACGCGCCCGCCTTGACGGCGACCGACATGAAGGCGGTGACCGGCGTGGGCGAGCCCTCGTAGACATCGGGCGTCCACATGTGGAAGGGGGCCATGGAGACCTTGTAGCCGAAGCCCACGATCAGCAGGCCGATGCCGATCAGCAGCAGCAGGTTGTCGCTGGCGGTGAAGGTCGGCAGCGCGCTGGCGGCGGCGATCTCGCCCAGGCTCGATTTGCCGGTCGCGCCGTAGATCAGGGCGATGGCGAAGACCAGAAAGCCGGTGGCGAAGCCGCCGAAGATCAGGTACTTGATCGCCGCCTCCTCGGAGGCCACCCGCGCGTGGGCGAAGCCAGCGAGGATGTAGAGGATGATCGACAGCAGCTCCAGCCCCAGGAACAGCGCGATCAGATCCTGGCCCTGGGCCAGCAGCATGATCGCGCCGGTGGCCAGCATCACCAGCGGGTAGAACTCGCCGCGCTCGATGCCCTGGCGGGGCAGGTACTCTAGCGCCAGCAGCACGGTGATGATCGCCACGCCCAGCGCCACCAGCACGATGCCCTGGGCGAAGGGGTCGAGGCCGATCATGGGCGCTCTGCTCTCGGCGTTGAGGAAGGTGCCCTCGGTGCCAGTGGGCTGGATGATCGCCGCCACGGCGGATGCGGCCAGGCCCAGCACGGCCAGCCAGCCGACGGCCCGCTTGTCCGCCACGAACAGGTCGATCACCAGCAGGATGATCGCCCAGCCGAAGGCGATGGCCATCGGCAGCACCACGCCGATGTTTTCAAACAGGGGAAGTGGGAGTTTTTCTGACATAATGCTTCTCGCTCGCTGGCCGTCTTATTTCAATGCTAGCGCCTGAGAGACGCCAGATGCGATCTGCTGAAGGGTGGCCTGCATCGGCGCGAACACCATGTTGGGGTAGATGCCGATGATCACCACCAGGGCCACCAGCGCGCCCAGCAGCGCGATCTCGCGCCCGGTGAGGTCGGTGAAGCCCTCGTTGGCGGGGCGAAGCTCGCCCATGAACACGCGGCGGAACATGGTGAGCAGGTAGGCCGCCGCCAGGATGACGCCGATCACGCCCACGATGATGTAGGCCGGGCCGAGCGCGCTGGATGTCCAGGTGCCCTGCATCACGGTGAACTCGCCCGCGAAGCCCATCAGGCCGGGCAGGCCGATCGAGCCGAACACCGCTGTGAGCGCCAGCCCGCCGAGGATGGGGGCGGGCAGCCACAGGCCGCCCAGCTGCTTCACGTCGCGGGTGCCGCGCCGCGCCACGATGGCGGCGCTCACCAGGAAGAGCGCGCCGGTGGCCAGGCCGGATGCCAGCATCATGGTGATCGCGCCGGTGATGCCCAGGGCGTTCATGGCGAAGATGCCGAGCATGGCGAATCCCATGTGGCTGACGGTGGAGTAGGCCAGCACGCGCTTGATGTCGCGCTGGGCGTAGGCCGCCACCGCGCCGTAGAGGATGCTGATCACGGCCAGCACGCCCACCGCAGGCGCGGCCCAGGCGGTGGCCGCAGGCAGCAGCTGCACGGCGAAGCGGATGAGGCCGTAGCCGCCGGTCTTCTGCAGCAGGCCCAGGATGTCGATCGAGCCGTCGTCGGTGGCCTCGGCGTGGGCCAGCGGCAGCCAGGTGTGGAACGGCCACAGCGGCATCTTCACCGCGAAGGCGATAAAGAACCCGCCGAACAGCAGCCGCGCCATGGTGGTGTCGAGGCTGAGCTTGCCGGTGGCGACGCTGTCGATCAGCACGGCGATGTCGCCGGTGGCCAGGCCTGTCTGGGCGGCGTGCGTCAGGTAGAGGCCGATCATGGCCACCAGCATGAACAGCGACGCGCCGAAGTTGTAGAGGAAGAACTGGGTGGCGGCCTTCACGCGCTGCTCGCCGCCCCAGCGGCCAATCAGCAGCGCGGTGGGCACCAGCGTCAGCTCAAAGAAGATGTAGAACAGGAACATGTCCTGGGCCACGAAGGTGCCCAGCACCGAGAACTCCAGCGCCAGCAGCAGGGCCTGGAAGCCGCGCACATCGCGCTGGATGAACGCGCCGGAGGCCAGCTGCGCCACCGGGGTGAGCAGCGCCGCCAGCAGGAAGAACCAGATGCTCACGCCGTCGAGCGAGACCGCGTAGCGGAT
It encodes the following:
- a CDS encoding NADH-quinone oxidoreductase subunit M; translation: MIGLPLISLALWLPLVGALALLFLPKEQPQLARTVALVFGFVTLVIAVVAAALFDRSAPGFQMIDAFDWIPGLGIRYAVSLDGVSIWFFLLAALLTPVAQLASGAFIQRDVRGFQALLLALEFSVLGTFVAQDMFLFYIFFELTLVPTALLIGRWGGEQRVKAATQFFLYNFGASLFMLVAMIGLYLTHAAQTGLATGDIAVLIDSVATGKLSLDTTMARLLFGGFFIAFAVKMPLWPFHTWLPLAHAEATDDGSIDILGLLQKTGGYGLIRFAVQLLPAATAWAAPAVGVLAVISILYGAVAAYAQRDIKRVLAYSTVSHMGFAMLGIFAMNALGITGAITMMLASGLATGALFLVSAAIVARRGTRDVKQLGGLWLPAPILGGLALTAVFGSIGLPGLMGFAGEFTVMQGTWTSSALGPAYIIVGVIGVILAAAYLLTMFRRVFMGELRPANEGFTDLTGREIALLGALVALVVIIGIYPNMVFAPMQATLQQIASGVSQALALK
- a CDS encoding NADH-quinone oxidoreductase subunit N, with the translated sequence MSEKLPLPLFENIGVVLPMAIAFGWAIILLVIDLFVADKRAVGWLAVLGLAASAVAAIIQPTGTEGTFLNAESRAPMIGLDPFAQGIVLVALGVAIITVLLALEYLPRQGIERGEFYPLVMLATGAIMLLAQGQDLIALFLGLELLSIILYILAGFAHARVASEEAAIKYLIFGGFATGFLVFAIALIYGATGKSSLGEIAAASALPTFTASDNLLLLIGIGLLIVGFGYKVSMAPFHMWTPDVYEGSPTPVTAFMSVAVKAGAFAALARLLVFAFGAQAAVWLPILAITAALTMLAGNIGAVVQTNVKRMLAYSSVGHAGYILLGVIGAGATAANRELGLQSVVFYLVTYALSNMAAFGVLIALERRGEAAWSLDDLSGLFGRSPWLATAMTLAMLSLAGVPLTAGFVGKLYVFSAVWSGGLGWLTLIGVATSAISAFFYLRVILRMFTSEPSREVQTFTGTGLRVALVVAAVGILLVGVLPGLVVSFVQHGGVALGL